taagagttataattaagctttaataattttttatctaaaaatttcAGATCCTAAAACCTCGTACTTATTATTAAGCCAAAAACTTGGTAGCTTataaatccaaatttaattaggtttttcttttataaatccAAACTTATTAGCTTGGTATTTTTTTATGTCTGTTTTATGATCTATGTTTAGGATTCGTAGCTGTCCCTCCCAAtaaaaattttttcaaaattcaaacctaaATTCTTCCTTTAAAAGTACAATGTGTATTACCATTACACCTAATCACATACATGTGTCAACTGTGGTATAGTGTATTACACACAAACACTCgtatgtaaataatttattaagctATAAATATGAATCTGTTGAATGAAGGCCCATTTTAGGAAAGAGCAAAAAGACTTGACAAAAGAAGCCCCTTATAAGAAAAGCCCATGCTTGGGCATGATAGTCCACAAAACATTCGACAGACCACATAGAGAGGAATactaataatatgattattaataTTCTCCAATTTGAGGCGGCTTctatgttcattttttttttgggttcaaCTTGTAACATGAagatattgaatattgaattcCAATTGGGCGGCTATCGACCTTTTCAACCAACCCCACGACATATCATAATTTGGAGGTGTGTGTGAAATGCTTGGATTAGGACAAGAAATGGAGCAGTGTTCAATAGTATGATTGAACCCCAATTggacctttttattttattaaataaatcccTTTCTATCACGTTTTTCCTAGGCCCTTTTACtaatacataataatttcaACGTCAATCCATATTCGgtgttttttaataatttaaaaatgttttttttttaaaatcatggATCCCAAAACGAAAATCCAAAGAAGgtccaaattgtaaaaaaaaaaaaaaaaaaagagtggcTTTTCGTAGAACGAACCTAAAAGCAAAACATATCGGCAATGTTTTCAAAATGGTTGTTTTAATAGGCAAGAAGCAATGATTGGACCATCCTCTGTCGGTCATtacactttaaaaaaattttattttattaaaattttttaaaatagataaaaaaaatttattttattaaattttattaatttaacaatcaaatttatttaaatttgttttttttttatgaagaaaTTTTTATTGATCGGAAATGCAGCTTTGAAAGTTAAGCACACGTGATGTAGGGCAGCATCACAAATATTGTAATAGATAGCTGTGTCATGTCGAATCCACGTCTTCATAATTGAGAAAGAAGATATTAATATTTCTTGGGGCCTAATAATTGAGAGAGGAGTTTTATTAGAAAAGCAAGCTTGTATaaatcatgtttttaatatgaaattataaattaatataataataaaattatattttgattgccacatgattttaaaaattctgaaataatgaagttatattttaatatagcataaataatttgaattttagtaaaaattttaatatggtatttatattttaaaaatattaattttaatatttaaagttattttttctAGTAATGTGGTCCCTCTACCTAACTTATAAAAGGATGAAATGTGGCATTTTTCCCACATAATTATCAGCATCAACATCCTGTTCAGCCACGTTAATATAATTGCAGTTCTATCCTTTTATTatccaaaaattacaatttagtatAATTTGATGATCCACTTTGGGGGGAAAAGGTCTCTCGTGAAATAATGTTGATGAGGCGCGCCTTTAAATGGAGGAGCGTAGCTAATAATATTTTCCTGAAGACAGCTttggccaaaaaaaaaaaaacacttcgAAGAAAATATTAAGCAGAGCCTTTACGCGATTTTAGGAGCgtgaattttacattttaatgtCTTTTTCGGTAAATTACTTTatagtctttaatcttttcttaagtgggaaaaaaaatgctaaaagccctataacaacacaaaagCTAAAGCTAATCTTAATAGTCCTCTTACGTCTCCCACCATGATTCTAATCATTTAGAATTTCGTTTGTGTGAATTGACAATGATTTGTTCTTATTAAAGGTGaaagattattattataatgCTACTAATAACACATCATATCAGATCCAATTCTAGTTattgtttttaacttttgaagTTCAGAAACTCCTCGAGTAATCACATTTGGCACATATCCTAATTAGGACCTATGTTTTACTTTATCTATAAAATATCTCCTATTCTAAAAACGAATAAGAGAAGACATATTACATAAGCTCTACCCAAGTATAGCTTCAACACTCTCAAACTACTATTTCTAGCGGTTTTCTACATTTCTTACAATGTGAATTTCCCtattatattattcaatatcTTGTATGACTTAgtgttataataatattaaattattttttcataccTATATCAtaattgtctttttttttttggtacatttaaaattaacttaacacACTCTTAGAAAGAGTAAATTATTGACGATTCACACATCacaaataacattatttttatgattcaaatccataaagtgaattacttttatgatttaaacccgtaaaattaatttttaaatgaacaCTCAATACGACTAAATCTAAGTATTAGATTATATCAAAAACTACTAATTACTTTTTATAGCCCTATCATTGAAGCATGGCTTTTCCACAAAAAGAGAACAATTATCAAAGCTTCAAAGAGGGGGAATAAATGATCACACAAAGACTTCAACAACAAGTGAACAAAGAGAAAGGTGGTTGTATATAGAAAgacaaatcaaaattattaaaacagaGAGGGAAACAGAGTGTGAAATACACTCACTTAACTGAAAGTAGGAATATTTTTCATCTCAAAAATAAAGGTTGGGGATAGTCTAAAGCGACGGCAAACTGACCCATTCCCCCAAAcagaaagaacaaagaaaatctatatataaattacataaatatcaACATCATCGTCTTCTTACTTTTCCAACAAAAACAACACAAGTTGAAACTTCTCTCATTAATTGCCTCCTTCATTTGATCCTTTGAGAAAGAGGAAGAGAGAGGGGATTGTtttaaactttctttcttttaattgcctccttcttctctttctcttcgagggtttgtttttattatttttcctgtAAAAAGAAAGTTTAAAAAAGGGGTTGGGAAAGAGAAAGTTTGTTGAAGATAAATTCTGGGTTTTGGTGGGTTTTTGAAGATATGTTGGGGTGTGAATGTTTTTGTTGGCATGATAAACACAGTGATTATGATGAGTTCACCCCTTTGCCTCAACCTCAGCCTTTTTCTTTGCCTTCTCCAATCCCAGATTGGCCTCCAGGTAATTTATCCTTTGATTTTTCTACACaagtcaaaattttcctttttggttgatttatagaggaattaaaatgaatttctgttttctgttttcctttcaaaacattattatgATTTACCTgagatattttttttcttttctatttttggaaattgtctttcttttaactatttatttaacTATGGAGTATGACGATTATGATTCATGATGATTTTTTAGCTAGATTATTTGGATAATACACCCTTTagggagaaagaaaaaagaattttaggttatccaaaatggaaaaaaaagaataatttctAATGGATAAAGatattactattatatataGTAACTTTAAGAATGCTGTAAAAGACATTCAGACCCGAATCCGAGTAGCATGGATGATAGTGTCCTTACAAGCCACATGACATAGATTTGTTGACTCGATTTCTGTAATGAACTACCGTTTTCTCAGGTCAAGGATTTGCCACTGGAAAAATTAACCTAGGAGAACTAGAAGTGGTTAAAATCACCAAGTTTGAGAGTGTTTGGAGCTGCGATTCGTTGCACGGTAAAGCTGAAGGTCCCACATTTTACAAACCTGTTGGCATTCCGGATGGATTTTTCTGTCTCGGTTATTACTGTCAACCAAATGACCAGCCCCTTCGAGGCTATGTTCTTGTGGCTCGTGAAAGGGAAGGTTCGACTCCAGAAGTTTATCGTGACTATGACTCGGATTCAGACTTTCCAGCATTAAAGAAACCTGTTAATTACTCATTGATTTGGAGTTCAGATCTAGATCGCAATGGTTGTGGTTTCTTCTGGCTCCCGAACGCGCCAATGGGTTACAAAGCAATGGGAATTTTGGTTACCGACACGCCCGAGGAGCCTGATGACGATGAAGTAAGATGTGTTCGAGAAGATCTTACAGAGACTTGTGAAATTAAGGATACCATACATGTTGCCGGTGCCCATCCATTTCAGGTTTGGAACACAAGACCATGCAAAAGGGGAATGTGTTGCAAAGGTGTTTCGGTTGGGACATTCTTTTGCAGTACCTActttgttttggaaaatgaggaaTTGGAGATTGCGTGCTTGAAGAACCTGGATCCCACGCTACATGCAATGCCGGATTTAAACCAGATTCATGCTCTCATCAACCACTATGGTGCAACGGTTTTCTTTCATCCTGATGAAGACTGTCTGCCCTCGTCGGTGCAATGGTTTTTCAAAAACGGTGCACTTCTATATGAAGATGGTGAGCTTAAAGGCAAATCTATTGATTATCGGGGCTCGAACCTGCCCAGCGGAGGGACAAATGATGGTGCATTTTGGATAGATTTGCCAGGAGATAATAATGGAAGAGATAATGTTAAGAAAGGAAACTTGGAGAGTGCAGAGCTATATGTTCATGTCAAACCAGCAGTGGGTGGAACATTTACGGATATTGTGATGTGGGTATTTTGTCCCTTCAATGGACCGGCCAATCTCAAGATCGGGTTAATGAACATACAGATGAACAAACTTGGGCAACATGTAAGTGACTGGGAACACTTCACTCTCCGGATAAGCAACTTCACAGGGGAACTGTGGCAAGTTTACTTCTCACAGCATAGCGGTGGTGAGTGGGTTGATGCTTTCGACCTGGAATATATTGAAGGTAATAAGCCAATTGTTTACTCATCCAGACATGGACATGCTAGTTTTCCGCATCCCGGGACTTACCTTCAAGGGTCAGTGAAACTCGGGATAGGGATTAGGAACGATGCTGCACGAAGCAAGTATTTTGTCGACTCAAGCACGAGGTACAAGATTATTGCAGCAGAGTATCTTGGAGATGGAGTCGTTACAGAACCATGTTGGTTGAATTACATGAGAGAATGGGGTCCAACCATAGTATACGATTCACGATCTG
The nucleotide sequence above comes from Gossypium raimondii isolate GPD5lz chromosome 13, ASM2569854v1, whole genome shotgun sequence. Encoded proteins:
- the LOC105782980 gene encoding hypothetical protein At1g04090; translated protein: MLGCECFCWHDKHSDYDEFTPLPQPQPFSLPSPIPDWPPGQGFATGKINLGELEVVKITKFESVWSCDSLHGKAEGPTFYKPVGIPDGFFCLGYYCQPNDQPLRGYVLVAREREGSTPEVYRDYDSDSDFPALKKPVNYSLIWSSDLDRNGCGFFWLPNAPMGYKAMGILVTDTPEEPDDDEVRCVREDLTETCEIKDTIHVAGAHPFQVWNTRPCKRGMCCKGVSVGTFFCSTYFVLENEELEIACLKNLDPTLHAMPDLNQIHALINHYGATVFFHPDEDCLPSSVQWFFKNGALLYEDGELKGKSIDYRGSNLPSGGTNDGAFWIDLPGDNNGRDNVKKGNLESAELYVHVKPAVGGTFTDIVMWVFCPFNGPANLKIGLMNIQMNKLGQHVSDWEHFTLRISNFTGELWQVYFSQHSGGEWVDAFDLEYIEGNKPIVYSSRHGHASFPHPGTYLQGSVKLGIGIRNDAARSKYFVDSSTRYKIIAAEYLGDGVVTEPCWLNYMREWGPTIVYDSRSELDRIINMLPFFVRFSVENIFDLFPTELYGEEGPTGPKEKDNWEGDERC